In Bos taurus isolate L1 Dominette 01449 registration number 42190680 breed Hereford chromosome 10, ARS-UCD2.0, whole genome shotgun sequence, the genomic window AGCCAAAACAGCAAAACTCCATCCTGAGAAAACAAGGTCGCGGAGGCTGACAGTGTCAGGCGCCCAGCCACAGCAGGGGCATATTTTTGGAGTCTAATtcaccttctcttttctctttctctctcgctctttttttttttatgtttgttctttttttaaaggaaaacattagTTCAGTTCCAAGTCATGTGGGTACAAGCAGAGGTGAAGAGGGGCCTTGGCCCAAGGCGGGGGCTCCCGCAGGAACCCCTTTGGGTCCTTGGAGGGCTCTTGCTGAGGCTACTGTAGGTCTTGAGAATCAGAGGATCGGTCAGGACAGAAGCGCCTGGGAAGCCTATGTGAATCCCACATGACAGGAGAAATCTTGCCTTTGACCTGAGAATGGGGGTTGCTCCCTGCAGAGCTTGCTGGACACCGGCTACGGTCCCGAGGGGGCAGGCTGGGCAGCCGGTCCTTCACTCAGGAGGCCAGGGCCCACGTCCTGGGGTGGCAGGGCCTCCAACGGCATCTCCTCCAGGAGGCTGAAACCCTGAAGCGGCAGCATGGAGAGCTGGGTCTCCTCACACAGGGCAGGGGCCTCGGGGTCCTGCTGGGGAGAGGGTGAGTCACACAGGCCTCAGCAAGGGGGGCCAGAGGCCCACGAGCCCCGAGTCAGAGGGTCAGGCGCTGGAGCCCATTCCACTCATGGCTTAGgtctccaggcctccctgcctgaCTTGGGGGCACAGAGAGATGCTCTGTGTCTTGAAGCTTGGCAGAGGCTGGTGACCAAGGCCTATGGCCAAGGTAAGGAGGGCGCAGCCTAAAGCAGGGGGCTGGCTCAGGCAGGGGCACTCACGGTGGGTCTGGGGTGAGGCTGCACAGCCCCTGCTCGGGGGAATAGCTGCTCCAGTTCCTTCACGTCCACACGTTTCCCGTCTCGGCCCAGCTGGGCCCGCTCTGCCCGTCCCGCCCCATTCAGTGCCAGGATGCCAGGGTCCCTCTGGCTCCGGGGGCCCTGAGGAGGGGAGAGCTGGTTTTCCACATCCTTGCACAAGAGGACCCTAGGGGATGAGCCAAGAGTTAGGAGGAGGGATGTGGGAGCGGCAAGAACACAAGGATGGAGACGGTGGGCCCCAAGCTGCCCTTCCCGTGTGGCTCCCCTGCCCCACGCCTGCCCACCCCACGCCGGCCCAGGCCCCACCTGCCCCTTTGGCCAAATAAGAGGAAGAGGACACAGAAGATGATGCAGGTGACCCCAATGTGGATGCCGATGACGATGCCCGTGGTGGACGTCTGGTTGGTGGCCTCCTCCTTCCGACAGTCACATGGTGGGCTCAGGGCTGGGGTGTAGAAGCAGGGGCAGGTTGGGGGCTGTGGCTCCCAGACACCCAGCCTTCGTGGGTTGCTTCTCCCGCAGCTGTTCCTACCCCCCTAGTCCACATGGCGTTTACTCTTGTCTATGGAGTCCCAGCCCAACCTTTTTGGTTCTTTTTACCAATGATTGAACACTAACTTGGTGTCGAATACTAGGAATAACAGTTTACATGGACCACTTCATCCTCCATACACTTCTATAAAGGTATTACCATCTCTGTTTTATGAAGGAGAAAAtgagggctcagagaggttaagtaacttacccaaggtcacgcAGTCAAGTGTCAAGCTCAGGTCTAAGCCTGTGTTCTCCAGCTCTTCCCTCCTGCTTTCCCTGGATGcctgctccccccgccccccactcagCTTCTGGCCTCCCTTCCTGAGGGCCAGTCTCTGGCCAGACCCCACGCCCACCCCTCACCTGTCCTCTCAGCTGCTCCCCGCAGAGACACGAAGCGGACTGTAGCATTGCCATCCCCATGCTGGTTGTAGGCGAGCAGCTTCACCTCGTACACTGCAGTGGGGTCTGGGGGGAAGGGCACATTGCTGAGAGACCACTCCAGGCCCCACGCACCGCACGCCTGCCCAGCGCCCCAAGCCCCGGGCCATGTCCGCCTCACCGAGCTGGCTGAGGTTGTAGGAGGAGACAGCTCCGGGAAGCAGGATGGGGCCAGTGAAGGAGGCCTTGCTTGCTGGGCGGTAGAACAGCTTGAAGCCGCCCTCGTGCTGGGCCAGCCGGGGCCAGGGCTCCCACAGCAGCTGCAGGGTGGAGCTGCCCAGGACCCGCACTGACAGtggcggcggggcgggggctgTGGGCAGAGAAGGAGGCTGAGATGTGAGGGCCTGGTGGCCATCGAAGCGCTTCCCTCCCACCTGCCACCTATGCCCCAGACCCCACTGTCCCCAAGAGCCCAGCTGCTCCCTGACTCTACCCAGGGCCTCTGCTTGCTCAAACAGCACCTTTACATGAATTATCAACAGAAAAGGACACCCCTTCTTCCAAGCAGACCCAGCCCCGTCTCAGCCCCAGGGCAAAGCCCTATGTGCCGTTCACAGCCTGAACAAAGGTGCACGGGGGTTCTACCTACTACCCTGGGGCTTTGTGCTCCACACCCAGACCTCACCTTCGCCTAGAGTGCTGACCAGGGTCGGGGCAGAGGCTGAGCTGGCTCCCCGGGGCGTGTAGGCTTTGATGTAGAAGCTATAGGCAGTGGAAGGCTCCAGGTCGCTCACCAGATGCTGGAAGGTGCTCTTGCTAACTGCTTCCTGGTACTCCAGCTCCGGGGGGTCTGGGGAGgccagggcagggcaggcagTGAAGGGGCAGGAGAGAATCCCGCCCACACTGGGGAAACGAGGGCGGCCGCCAGGGGGCAGTCCAGAGGACGAAGGGAAGGTGTCGGGTCAGGAGGGTCAGGACGCGTGGGACTGAGTGGGTGAGAGCCAGGGAGTAAGAGGAAGGCGCTGCAGAGGCAGCCTTGCCCTCCGGGACCCCACCCACCGGCAGCCTTCCTGATGTGCAGGACATAGCCGATGATCTCCCTGGTGTTCACCAGGGGCTCGGTCCAGGACACGCGGACCTCGGTGGACGATACGGAGACCGCCTGCACGTTGAGGGGGGGCCCGGGCAGCCCCTCGGCCCACAGCACTGTCAGCCTGGCGCTGGCTTGAGAGGAGCCGGCGCTGTTCTCGGCCACACACTGGTAAATGGCCTCATCTTCCGGGCCGATTCCAGAAATGGTCAGGGTGCTGCAGGGAGAGGGAGAGCCTCAgacccccctcctcctcccagagtCTCCTTGGAGGTGGGTCACATCTCCCCACAACCACAGGCTAGTCTGAGGTCTCTCAGCTAGTTAGGGGCAGACCTGGGACTCAAACACAAGTCTCCAGATCCCCAATTTAGCGTTCTTCCCCAGCAGGAGGTGCAAAGACCTGCCTGGCCCACTCATCCAAGACCCCCTTTCCCTGTTTCCTCCCCAGGCCTCACTCCCGCACACACGCCACGCACGTGCCTGTTGTTATTCTTGAGCCTAACGTGGCCTCCGGGCCCCAGGACCCGTCCATTCTTCAACCACGTCACGTGAGGAGGTGGCTCGCCCTGGGCTTGGCAGGTGAACATGGCTGTGGTCCCAACCGGCCTGGAGATGGACTGGGGGTGCTGGACAAACTCTGCCGGGgctggggtcggggtgggggcaCAGAGAAACGTGAGGGGTCAGGGGGAGGCGCAGGGGACACCTCTGAATGAAGGGatgaggagggggagagggaggggccagAGACCTGCAGGAGAGCCGGGGGTCAGGGAGGCTCCCTCAGGTGGGGCCCACCCTCCAGCCTGGTCCAGCCTCCAGGATGTGGCAGCCCTCACCTCCCTTCGCCCCAGAGAGGCAGACCCAAGAGAGGACTCCATTTCAATGACTATTTAAAAGACTGACATTTGTATCCGAAAGCaatcaagctgagctccctgttcaggaaattgttaaataaataaatgtgctaATAGGTTTGGCTGCACCTTGAAGGCAGTAATGACGGGGAGATGGATGAGCCCGCAGTACCGGCTCCCCTCACCCCTACATTCTGTTCCGCTCTCCTCCAATCCCAAGCCTCGAGCTTCCATTAACGCCCGAGAAATGAAATGCTCCATCACTTTCATTTGGACAGATTAACGGCACATGGAATGCTAAACAAACAGGCATTTAAGTTCCTAATTCCGctctctcccatctcctcccCAGCTCTCCAGGAGGGAACAACCACAGAaccgcccctgcccccgccccgagAACGGACCGCCAAGCCCAGTTCACAGAGACAGCTGAGTCCCAGGACAGGAGGATGGACAGAATGACCTGGTCAACTGCAGAGGGCCCGCACGCTTCAggaggggagtgtgtgtgtgtgtgtgtttgcgtgtgtggaGGGAGCTGGGGTGTGAGAGTGTGAAATGACAAGCATGCTGAGAGCGTGCGTGCAGGTGTGAGCGTGGAAGTGCCACATGTGTGAATGAGAACAGCATGTGACGGGAGGGGACCCAGGGAGGGGGATGGCACAAGTCGGGGAGACCCGCTGAGATTACACGGTGGAAAAGACTGAGGGGGTGATGGCACCTGGAAGGACCAATGACCAAAGATACCCTTCCCTTCCCAACACATACattcctggggtggggtggggcaggtggggggAGAGCTGGGGCCCTGGAGAGGGGCAGGGGAAGGTTAGGGTGAGGATAGGCACGTGGGCAAGTATCAGGCCCTGGGCTTGGGCAGGATGGGGCGGGTGGAAGGGCAGCGCGGGGCGGTGTTGGGTCGGGGGCGAGGCGGGGGTGGGGTCCGTACCTTGCACCACCAGCCGGCCCTGGGCTGTTCTCCGCACCCGGGTGCCGGGCCTGTTGGCTGCACAGACATAGACGCCTGAGTGCTGCACAGTCACGTCTGAGATGATGAGGTTCCCCGTGCCCAGCACCTGGATGCCCTCCACCCCAATGGGGCGGCCATCTAAAGAGGAACGGAGGGTCAGGGAGGGGGGTGTCCAGGAACGTCCCAACTTGACCGCCATCAGTCCTCCAGGGAGCCCCTGTCTTTGCCTCTGACTCTTCTCTCCAAGCATCGCGGCATgctggagggggcaggggcagcaCAGCAAactcctgccctggcaggaggGAACTGGGTCCTAATCCTAGCCTTGTCACCGCCTCTCTGGTGACTTTCAAGTCCCCTCCCCCTAGTTTCTCAAACAGGAAAGTAAGATCTTACATGGACATTTCCCAGCCTGATTTGTCTCTCCTGAGCAAAGTTCCTTGATCAAATATCCATTCTGCTCCTTCACTATCCCAATGCCCATTAATATCAAGGCTCTGACAAGTCCCGCAGCCAAGGCATCTGGTTAACTCTGTTTCCCAAACGTGCTAGACCACCAAGCCATTCCTTCCCCTTGCAGATCACGCTTTGGGAAATGCTCTCCCAGATGGTCTTTACCGGGCCTATGGGCTCCTCCTAATGGTGAGGCCACTCTTTTCAGCCTCTCCCAGGCCCTGGGCTCTCCCCCCACCCAGGATCAGATTAGCACAGTCAGAATGTGAGGAGACAGCTCCCCATTCAGCCTCTGAAGTGGTGAAATCTACTCCATTATCCCGCCTGCTGCCCCCTCCTTCCCCGTCACTCAGCTGCTACAATGCAGTGCGGTCTTCTTGTGAATGCGACCCCACCCGTCCCTTCCAGACTTTCCTTCCCCCAGTGACCTCTCCACTCAGACAATGTGGGCCCATCTGCACCCTTTCATTTCTCTCCTTCAGCTGCCTGGGGATTTAGGCTGGGGATTTAGGGGACCAGGCTAGAGACTCAGGCGCTCAGAGAGGGTGTGACAACCGGCTGAGATTATGAGAGGTTTGGGATTGCATCGCTGGGGAAGATGGCCTGGGTGTAGAGGACACAGATGAACCGGAGAGGAAGCGACTAGGGGTGCTGAGAGCTGCAGAGAGGTTCTGGAGGCCCCAGTGGTGAGGCCAAGGGCGAGTGGAGCATGGAGGAGGGGAGCTGGCACAGGACTGGAGGAGGACTGGACGAGGTAACCCGGGGAGCTAAGCCATC contains:
- the IGDCC3 gene encoding immunoglobulin superfamily DCC subclass member 3, with translation MAASRAAPPRRRPRLLLPLLPLLLLPAPSDGLGHSAELAFAVEPSDDIAVPGQPVMLGCKVEGIPPVRITWRKNGVELADSTHSTVLANGSLMIRHFLLDGGGSPSDEGDYECVAQNRFGLVVSRKARIQAATMSDFHVHPQATVGEEGGVARFQCQIHGLPKPLITWEKNRVPIDTDNERYTLLPKGVLQITGLRAEDSGVFHCVASNIASVRVSHGARLTVTGSGSGAYKEPTILVGPENLTLTVHQTAVLECVATGNPRPIVSWSRLDGRPIGVEGIQVLGTGNLIISDVTVQHSGVYVCAANRPGTRVRRTAQGRLVVQAPAEFVQHPQSISRPVGTTAMFTCQAQGEPPPHVTWLKNGRVLGPGGHVRLKNNNSTLTISGIGPEDEAIYQCVAENSAGSSQASARLTVLWAEGLPGPPLNVQAVSVSSTEVRVSWTEPLVNTREIIGYVLHIRKAADPPELEYQEAVSKSTFQHLVSDLEPSTAYSFYIKAYTPRGASSASAPTLVSTLGEAPAPPPLSVRVLGSSTLQLLWEPWPRLAQHEGGFKLFYRPASKASFTGPILLPGAVSSYNLSQLDPTAVYEVKLLAYNQHGDGNATVRFVSLRGAAERTALSPPCDCRKEEATNQTSTTGIVIGIHIGVTCIIFCVLFLLFGQRGRVLLCKDVENQLSPPQGPRSQRDPGILALNGAGRAERAQLGRDGKRVDVKELEQLFPRAGAVQPHPRPTDPEAPALCEETQLSMLPLQGFSLLEEMPLEALPPQDVGPGLLSEGPAAQPAPSGP